In Halanaerobiales bacterium, the following are encoded in one genomic region:
- a CDS encoding undecaprenyl-diphosphate phosphatase: SVPVIGGATLLKIKDLATTGMGNITSLELIVGTLSAAVAGYFSIKLLLKLINKEKLSIFAYYCWILGLGIIFVL, translated from the coding sequence ATCAGTACCTGTAATTGGAGGGGCAACTTTATTAAAAATAAAAGATCTAGCTACTACTGGAATGGGAAATATTACTTCTCTAGAATTAATTGTTGGTACTTTATCAGCAGCAGTAGCAGGATATTTTTCTATTAAATTATTACTTAAATTAATAAACAAAGAGAAATTAAGTATATTTGCTTATTATTGCTGGATTTTAGGTTTAGGAATAATATTTGTTTTATAG